Genomic DNA from Syntrophobacterales bacterium:
TTAGGAGCGTCACGTAGCCCCATGCGTTCTGGTCAGCAGGACAGGCGTTCTGGCAGGGAGCGTCAAATAGGGCAGAACATACTCCTGCCTGACAATGTTTATCTCGTATGTGTTCTTCATACTCATGTTTGAAGAACCGCAGGGTCGATAGGACCGGATTTGGTGCGGTCTGCCCTAGGCCGCAAAGCGCAGAGTCCTTGATCCTTTCGGAAAGTTCTATCAGTTTGTCTATATCGCCTTCCTCGCCGCTACCGCGGACGATACGGTTCAGGATCTCAAGCATACGCTTTGTTCCTATGCGGCAGGGAGGGCACTTGCCGCAGGATTCATCTTGAATAAAGTCAACGAAGAATCTAGCGAAGTCGACCATACAGGTATCCTCGTCGGCAACGATGAGGCCGCCTGAACCGACAATGGCGCCCAGTTCCTGGACAGATTCATAATCAATAGGTACATTCAGGTGCTGTACGGGAATACATCCGCCAGACGGTCCGCCCAGCTGGGCAGCCTTGAATTTTTTCTTGCCCTTTATGCCGCCTCCAATGTCGAAGACAAGCTCTCCCAGACTTGTACCCATGGGCACTTCCACCAGGCCGGTATTATTTACGTTTCCTGCAAGGGCAAACACCTTGGTGCCCTTGCTCTTTTCCGTGCCGAAACTTGCGTACCAGTCGGCACCTCTGTTGATGATTGCAGGGATATTCGCGTATGTCTCCACGTTATTGAGGAGGGTAGGGACATTGAAAAGACCACGCACTGCCGGGAAAGGCGGCCGTGGTCTTGGCTCTCCCCTTTTTCCTTCAATGGAGAACATGAGTGCGGTTTCCTCGCCGCAGACGAAAGCTCCGGCACCGATCCGTATGTCGAGTTCGAAATCGAAGCCTGCCTCGAATATGTTCTTACCGAGGAATTTATATTCTCTTGCCTGGTTAATGGCCCATGTAAGCCTTTCGATCGCCAAGGGATATTCGGCCCTTACATACACATAGCCCTGATGAGCTCCTATAGTGTAGCCCGCGATGATCATTGCCTCAATCAAGCTGTGAGGATCGCCTTCCAGAACACTCCTGTCCATAAAAGCGCCGGGATCGCCTTCATCTGCGTTGCAGACTACATATTTGACATCTCCGAAGGACTGTTTTGCAAACTTCCATTTCATACCCGTGAGGAATCCACCTCCGCCGCGTCCACGGAGGCCTGACTGGATTACTTCCTCTACGACCTGATCCTGGGTCATGGATGTGAGTGCTTTGCCTAAAGCCTGGTAGCCGTCCCTGCCTATGTACTCCTCTATATTCAGTGGATTGATGACCCCGCAGTTCCGGAGCACGATCTTCTCCTGGTTCTTAAAAAAGGCGATACCTTTAAGGGACGGGATGACTTTCTCCGTCAAAGGTTCTTTATAAAGCAGACGTTCCACTAATCTGCCTTTTAGAAGATGCTCGGTTACTATCTCTTCCGCATCGGAAGGTTTGAGTTTCTGATAAAAGACTCCTTCAGGATAGATGAGGGCCAGAGGGCCCAGATCACAGGAACCAACGCAACCGGTTTCAATTACTTTCACCTCTTCCTGAAGACCGTGTTCCATAATCTTGATGACAAACGCATCTCTTATTTCCCGGCAGCCCGACGATACACAAGCGGCTCCGGCGCACACTAATACATGAGCACGCACTAGCTCCATTGTAAATCCCCTCCTTACTTATATTGGTCAAGAATTTCCATAATTTTCGTCGTTTTGACCCGACCGTACACGTCATCGTCCACCAGCATTGCAGGGGCGAGGCCGCATGCGCCAATGCAACGCACTACGTCCACCGAGTAACGTCTATCATCCGTTGTTCCGCCAACCGGGGTGTTAAGTTCTTTCTCTACTTTTCCGAGCGTCTGCTGGCCGCCGCGTACATAGCAGGCGGTACCCAGGCAAACTTTCACAATGTGACGTCCTTTTGGAACCGTGGAGAAAAATGAGTAAAACGTTATTACCCCATATACTTCGTTCAATGATACGCCAAGACCTTCCGCCACTTTCTCCTGCACCTTACGCGGAAGATAACCGAAGAGATTCTGGGCCTTATGGAGCGCCATTATCAATTCCTCAGGTTTTCCGCGATGCTCGTCAATTATGACGTCAAGCCTTGGGTAAAGCTCTTCTTCGCTTAGTTGAGCGCATGTGCACTCATGGTTTGCATCGGACATGCTATTCCTCCTCTACTAAGTCAATTCGCCTGTATTTAGAAAACTTGGCGTATCTTTCCGGGTACGCTTAAAAGCGGATACCCGGTTTGTTTTTTCTCTGCACCAATATCTGTCAATCTGTTTGTTCGGATACCACCTTCCCGTCGACCGGACTTCTTTTGTAATATTGAGTATGAAGCAGGTGGTGGGATTTCTCCGAATTGGGCTTCCCGAGGTATTTCTCATAAATTTCTTTTACTGAAGGATTTTCATGAGACCTGCGGTGCGGAAGAGACTTGTCTTCCGTATAAAGCGCCTGACCTCTGCGAGCCCTCCTTGCCATGTCGCTGCCCCATGGTTGTCCCCCGCCGCCAACGCATCCGCCCGGGCAGGCCATCACTTCTATGAAGTGGTACTCACTCTTGCCGGTGGCCGCCAGTTGCTCGGATACCTTATCGAGAAGCTTTCTTGCATTCCCGAGACCGTGGGCTACTGCAACCTTCAATTTGAGACCTTCTATGTCAACCTCCGCCTCTTTGATACCAGTCATACCTCTCACCGCCACTATGTCAGGGTTTTCAAGCTCTTTTCCCGTTACGAGGAAATAGGCGCTCCTCAATGCCGCTTCCATGACGCCCCCTGTGGCGCCGAAAATAGTACCGGCACCAGTGTAGTCACCGAGAGGATCATCGGCCGGTTCATTGGGCATGTCATTAAGGTCAATGCCTGCTTCCTTCAACATCCTAGCCATCTCTCTTGTGGTGAGCACATAGTCTACATCCTGATATCCGCTCGTCCGCATCTCCGGACGCTGGCATTCAAATTTTTTGGCAGTGCATGGCATAATTGAGATGGAGACTATTTTCTCCGGTGAGATCCCTTTCAGTTCGGCATAGTACGTCTTGGAGAGTGTCCCGAACATCTGCTGGGGAGACTTCGCCGTTGACGTATGTTTTGTTAAGTGAGGGTAGAAAGTCTCAAAGAACTTCACCCAGCCTGGAGAGCATGAGGTGATCAAGGGCAGATCCTTATCCCCAGTGATCCTGCCCACCGCTTCCGTGCCTTCCTCCAATATGGTAAGGTCAGCGGTGAAATTCGTGTCAAATACTGCATCAAATTTCAGCCGCCGCAGTGCGGCATGCATCTTGCCGGCCACAAGAGTCCCAGGTTCCATCCCGAATTCCTCGCCTAACATGGCCCGTACAGCCGGCGCTTCCTGAACGACCACGTGTTTGTCGGGATCGTTAAGAGCCTGCCATACTTCATCCACATGGCTCTTTTCGTAGAGCGCTCCTACCGGGCAGAACACGGTACACTGGCCGCAGTTCACGCAGGCACTGTTGCCCATACCCTCGTTGAAAGCATCTGTGATCTGTGTCTCGAATCCCCTCTGGTCAAGGGTGAGGGCATTCACGGTCTGGATATTGGAGCATATTTGTAAACACCTGCCGCAGAGGATACATTTATTGGGATCTCTGACGATGGAAGGACTTGTTGTGTCTATTGGCCGTTTTTGTTCGAGGCGAGGGTAAGCCAGCATGTCTATGCCGACCAGATTTGCCACGTTCTGCAATTCGCAAGCCTGATTCTTTATACAAGTGAGGCAATCCATATCATGGTTCGAAAGGATGAGCTCCACAATCTCTTTTCTGGCCATCCTCACTTTTGCTGTATTGGTATGGACCTTCCATCTCCTTTCAAGCCGGGTCATACATGCCCTCTTCATTGCGGGAAGACCTTCTATCTCGACCACACAGAGCCCGCACGAGCCTTCCGGCACTAAATCGGGATTGTGGCAGAGGGTAGGGATGTTGAAACCAGCCTTCCTTGCGGCTTCAAGGATGGTCGTCCCTTCTTCAACCTCGACATCTATATTGTTGATCGTTGCTTTTATTATCATTGGTCTTTATAACCTCCTCATTGCACGTGATGACGCAAAAACCTTCTCATTGAACCTGGGTGAGTATTTCATTCTTGAAATACTTCAACGCGCTCGATACAGGGAGATAGAGCGATTGTCCCAGCGGACAGAAGGACGTATCTTTCATCACTTCGGAGATTCTTAACAGTCCGTCGACATCATCTTTATTTGCGCTGGATGAGGTCACGCGGTCAATGATCTCCACCAAGCGGGCCGTCCCGAGACGGCAGGGAACGCAGTGGCCGCAGGATTCATGCTTGAAAAAGCGCAGAACACTCTTAAGTATATCCACAATGTTCGTATCCTCATCCATAACCAGTATCGCTCCGGAGCCGAGGGCTGCAGAGTATTCCTTCAAGTTTATGAAATCCATCTTCACGTCGAGCATATCGGGCCCAAGAAATGCGCCTGCGGCTCCTCCAACCAGAGCGCCCTTGAATTTCTTCCCACCTCGGATCCCACCGCCGTATTCGAATATGATATCTTTCAGGGTGGTGCCCATCTCTACTTCAATGAGCCCCGGCGTAGCCACATGGCCGAGTATGGTATAAACTTTTGTTCCGGGACACTTCTCTGTACCGTATTTCTTAAAATTTTCCGCACCGTTCAGTATGATCTCCGGTATATTGGACAGGGTTTCCACGTTGTTCACAACGGTTGGTTTACCCCAGAGGCCGGATGTTATCGGATAAGGAGGCTTGTTCCTCGGATGACCTCTCTTCCCCTCTATGGATTCAATGAGGGCTGTCTCCTCACCGCATACGTACGCTCCAGCGCCCTTCATCACCGCTATGTCGAAGCTGAAGGTGCTGTCGAATATATTGTTGCCGAGAATCCCATATTTTCTCGCGTCGGCGATGGCCTTTTCGAGGCGTTCGATGGAGAGGCCGTATTCTCCGCGGATATAGACATACCCTTTGGTGGCTCCCACCGAATAACCTCCGATGATCATGCCTTCTATGAGCTTATGAGGATCGCCCTCAAGAATGAGCCGATCCTTGAATGTTCCCGGTTCCCCCTCGTCGGCGTTACACACAAGATATTTTTCGGGATTTTTAACATTTATGGCAAATTCCCACTTGAGGCCGGTGGGAAACGCAGCCCCGCCCCTGCCTGTCAACCCGGCATGTTTTACTTCGGAGACGATATCTTCAGGTTTCATTGTGGTAAGGGCTTTAGCTGCAGCTTCGTAGGTGCCTGCGGCAATTGCTTCTTCTATACTCTCCGGGTTTATGATCCCACAATTCTTGAGGACTATGCGGGGTTGTTCCTTCAGAAGCCCGGTCTTTTCTTTTCTTATCACAGTGCGTTTCGGCGCCTCGGCAAGTACCAGCCGGGCAACCTGTCGTCCTTTGAGCAAGTGCTCTTCGACTAACTCGTGTACATCTTGTGGGGTCACGTTGGCATAATAGATACCTTCCGGGTAGACGACCAATACAACCCCCTGGCCCTCCACGCCCACGCTACCCGTCTCCAGTACGGCGATTTCCTGAGAAAGCCCCTGTGCCGCTATCTCTTTTATCAGCGCTTCTTCAACTGCCCGGGCACCAGCAATGACCGTGTTGGCGTCCATGCTGATAAGTACATGATTTCTCACCATATTCATAGGCTGTTTCTCCTCTCCTCCAAAATGGTGTCAACCTTTTCGGGCGTAAGTTTACCAATGGTCTCGCCATTCATCATCAAAGCAGGCGCCACGCCGCATACCCCGAGACAGCTTGTGAGCTCAAGGGTAAAGGCGCCGTCGGGAGTCGTCTCCCCGACTTCAATATTGAGTTTCTTTTTTAAGTAGTCAAGAAGTGATTCCGAACCCATCAGACAGCAGGGAGGGGATTCACAAAGTCGTATGATGTAACGGCCGCGAGGTTTCAAGCTGAACATGGTGTAAAATGTGGTAACCCCGTGTACAAAACTATAGGGCAATTTAAGATAGTCGGCGCAGACTTTTATATCTTCCTTTGCGATGTAATGCTGTTCATTGTTATCCTGAAGTTCGTGAAGGATATAAAGTATATTGTCCGCCTTAGGTTCAAATTTTTTGAGTATAGCTTCTCTATACAAGATTATGCCCCCTTACTTCGCTTCGATAACGTAATCCAATACAGGCTTATTACTCACAAGATGTTCTGCGACGATTTTTTTTGCCTTTTCCTTGTCGATGTTGCCATACACGACCGCTGGTTTTCCTTCTTCAAGGATCTCAATCATTGGTTCCTGGGAAGCCAGCCCTTTCTCACCCGTCTGAGTAACGACGACGTCGAGAAGATTTCTGTTGCCTATTTCTTCTACAAACGTTTTCAATACTTCTCGCGCCCCGGCGGCAATACCGCTCGTACCCATACCCACAACCACCTTGATGCGGGTCTTCTTTTGTCGCAACTCAATGTTTTTTTCCGCATTTTCTCTTATTTTCCGAAGTTCTTCTAAATTCATGACGCCTCCCATTTGCGTGTGCTAATTTATATACAACACACATTAATTTTATATAAATTGCAGCTTTTCGTCAAGAAATTCTGTTAAAAATTTCACAATCTCGGGATGATTGATAGGTACAGCGCCGATCAACTCCCTAATTTCTCTTGTATGCAGGGAAAACGTTTGTCCGTCAACACTGTAAAAAAAAGAAAAATCCACTTCTTGATTTCCCATGATTAGGACCAAAATTGTTTCCTTCAGGTTACCCAAAGGGGGCAAGTCAGGGTGGTCAAGCTGAAACGAAACAGAAATATCGACCCCTTCGCCCGACTTGCTTGTCAAGCTAAACTTTCCTCCGCAGGT
This window encodes:
- the nuoF gene encoding NADH-quinone oxidoreductase subunit NuoF yields the protein MELVRAHVLVCAGAACVSSGCREIRDAFVIKIMEHGLQEEVKVIETGCVGSCDLGPLALIYPEGVFYQKLKPSDAEEIVTEHLLKGRLVERLLYKEPLTEKVIPSLKGIAFFKNQEKIVLRNCGVINPLNIEEYIGRDGYQALGKALTSMTQDQVVEEVIQSGLRGRGGGGFLTGMKWKFAKQSFGDVKYVVCNADEGDPGAFMDRSVLEGDPHSLIEAMIIAGYTIGAHQGYVYVRAEYPLAIERLTWAINQAREYKFLGKNIFEAGFDFELDIRIGAGAFVCGEETALMFSIEGKRGEPRPRPPFPAVRGLFNVPTLLNNVETYANIPAIINRGADWYASFGTEKSKGTKVFALAGNVNNTGLVEVPMGTSLGELVFDIGGGIKGKKKFKAAQLGGPSGGCIPVQHLNVPIDYESVQELGAIVGSGGLIVADEDTCMVDFARFFVDFIQDESCGKCPPCRIGTKRMLEILNRIVRGSGEEGDIDKLIELSERIKDSALCGLGQTAPNPVLSTLRFFKHEYEEHIRDKHCQAGVCSALFDAPCQNACPADQNAWGYVTLLSEGRFEDAIAVIKEGNPFPAVCGRVCVHPCETKCRRQQVDEPVAICSLKRFAADLDMNSFAPYRPKLEESRDGKVAIIGSGPAGLTAAYYLATKGYKVTVFESLPVPGGMLAVGIPEYRLPKEILNAEVKTITDLGVEIKYNTAIGKDITIEKLLADGYGAVLMATGAHKGQKLGLPGDDGEGVIDGATFLRNLNLKKPVKVEGRVAVVGGGNVAIDAARSALRLGATDVFILYRRDKEGMPAYEEEIEEAEHEGVKIHTLVAPKSLVMKNGKVSGIECVRMTLGKFDKSGRRTPTPIVGSEFTLDVDVVVAAIGQTPDLSYINGDGVAVSGSGTIDVKDMKTLATSKDGVFAAGDVVRGPATVVEAIGDGKKAAMAIDKYLGGDGLLKDTFREKLVNLVVSYNEEEYQNERERLETQTVPLSERYKNFKEVVLPYPSKSAVEEAKRCLHCYLRQEEQSSN
- a CDS encoding NAD(P)H-dependent oxidoreductase subunit E; its protein translation is MSDANHECTCAQLSEEELYPRLDVIIDEHRGKPEELIMALHKAQNLFGYLPRKVQEKVAEGLGVSLNEVYGVITFYSFFSTVPKGRHIVKVCLGTACYVRGGQQTLGKVEKELNTPVGGTTDDRRYSVDVVRCIGACGLAPAMLVDDDVYGRVKTTKIMEILDQYK
- a CDS encoding [FeFe] hydrogenase, group A yields the protein MIIKATINNIDVEVEEGTTILEAARKAGFNIPTLCHNPDLVPEGSCGLCVVEIEGLPAMKRACMTRLERRWKVHTNTAKVRMARKEIVELILSNHDMDCLTCIKNQACELQNVANLVGIDMLAYPRLEQKRPIDTTSPSIVRDPNKCILCGRCLQICSNIQTVNALTLDQRGFETQITDAFNEGMGNSACVNCGQCTVFCPVGALYEKSHVDEVWQALNDPDKHVVVQEAPAVRAMLGEEFGMEPGTLVAGKMHAALRRLKFDAVFDTNFTADLTILEEGTEAVGRITGDKDLPLITSCSPGWVKFFETFYPHLTKHTSTAKSPQQMFGTLSKTYYAELKGISPEKIVSISIMPCTAKKFECQRPEMRTSGYQDVDYVLTTREMARMLKEAGIDLNDMPNEPADDPLGDYTGAGTIFGATGGVMEAALRSAYFLVTGKELENPDIVAVRGMTGIKEAEVDIEGLKLKVAVAHGLGNARKLLDKVSEQLAATGKSEYHFIEVMACPGGCVGGGGQPWGSDMARRARRGQALYTEDKSLPHRRSHENPSVKEIYEKYLGKPNSEKSHHLLHTQYYKRSPVDGKVVSEQTD
- the nuoF gene encoding NADH-quinone oxidoreductase subunit NuoF codes for the protein MNMVRNHVLISMDANTVIAGARAVEEALIKEIAAQGLSQEIAVLETGSVGVEGQGVVLVVYPEGIYYANVTPQDVHELVEEHLLKGRQVARLVLAEAPKRTVIRKEKTGLLKEQPRIVLKNCGIINPESIEEAIAAGTYEAAAKALTTMKPEDIVSEVKHAGLTGRGGAAFPTGLKWEFAINVKNPEKYLVCNADEGEPGTFKDRLILEGDPHKLIEGMIIGGYSVGATKGYVYIRGEYGLSIERLEKAIADARKYGILGNNIFDSTFSFDIAVMKGAGAYVCGEETALIESIEGKRGHPRNKPPYPITSGLWGKPTVVNNVETLSNIPEIILNGAENFKKYGTEKCPGTKVYTILGHVATPGLIEVEMGTTLKDIIFEYGGGIRGGKKFKGALVGGAAGAFLGPDMLDVKMDFINLKEYSAALGSGAILVMDEDTNIVDILKSVLRFFKHESCGHCVPCRLGTARLVEIIDRVTSSSANKDDVDGLLRISEVMKDTSFCPLGQSLYLPVSSALKYFKNEILTQVQ
- a CDS encoding NAD(P)H-dependent oxidoreductase subunit E, with the protein product MYREAILKKFEPKADNILYILHELQDNNEQHYIAKEDIKVCADYLKLPYSFVHGVTTFYTMFSLKPRGRYIIRLCESPPCCLMGSESLLDYLKKKLNIEVGETTPDGAFTLELTSCLGVCGVAPALMMNGETIGKLTPEKVDTILEERRNSL
- a CDS encoding ATP-binding protein yields the protein MMEEICAHIMDIAANAVTAGATHVAIAISKDRKNNLLSIAFKDDGRGMNEEMVKKVIDPFFSTKKGKKVGLGIPLLKGTAETCGGKFSLTSKSGEGVDISVSFQLDHPDLPPLGNLKETILVLIMGNQEVDFSFFYSVDGQTFSLHTREIRELIGAVPINHPEIVKFLTEFLDEKLQFI